A genomic window from Micromonospora sp. WMMA1947 includes:
- a CDS encoding DUF5701 family protein, with the protein MSDDRFDAATEFDRQLDRLVQLGYPALAGQTEEEFRALLTPLRDAAVTGAAELAGPTDARVPFLLVTTRELVPVPERIALTTLAGKRRTGVLDRNFPVGDLPTFDPIKELEVPAGPAYLLFDVDRGEEYRNVPPSAALEDMTTKDRLPITIDEGLAFVTLHPAALASNRCFSLVGSRCGDRRVPALWISQGAPKLGWCWFGNPHTWLGSATANPVRVGLG; encoded by the coding sequence ATGTCCGACGACCGCTTCGACGCCGCTACCGAATTCGACCGCCAGCTCGACCGCCTCGTCCAGCTCGGCTACCCGGCGCTGGCCGGGCAGACCGAGGAGGAGTTCCGGGCGCTGCTCACCCCACTGCGCGACGCGGCGGTGACCGGTGCCGCCGAGCTGGCCGGCCCCACCGACGCGCGGGTGCCGTTCCTGCTGGTGACCACGCGGGAGCTGGTGCCGGTGCCGGAGCGGATCGCGCTCACCACGCTCGCCGGCAAGCGCAGGACCGGCGTCCTCGACCGGAACTTCCCCGTCGGCGACCTGCCCACCTTCGATCCGATCAAGGAGCTGGAGGTGCCCGCCGGGCCCGCGTACCTGCTCTTCGACGTGGACCGGGGCGAGGAGTACCGCAACGTGCCGCCGTCGGCCGCGCTGGAGGACATGACGACGAAGGACCGACTGCCGATCACCATCGACGAAGGACTGGCGTTCGTCACGCTGCACCCGGCGGCGCTGGCGAGCAACAGGTGCTTCTCGCTCGTCGGGTCACGCTGCGGCGACCGGCGGGTGCCCGCGCTCTGGATCAGCCAGGGCGCGCCGAAGCTCGGCTGGTGCTGGTTCGGCAACCCGCACACCTGGCTCGGCTCGGCGACAGCGAACCCGGTACGGGTGGGACTCGGCTGA